From the Chloroflexota bacterium genome, the window AGGTTAGTTATGAGTAGCAACTCTGGTGCAACTATGGAGCCACAATTCGTAAAGCTGAGGTGGTTCAACGCTATCATGTGCGTCCTGCATCTGGCCCAGGCAGCCGCCATGTTAGTTCTGGCCAACGATTATTCGGTTACCATAACCACTTCTTTCTTGAAATGGTTGCCCGCGGGAACCGCGGGCACGGTAACAGACCCTGTGGTGAGCCTGCGCGTCGGTCCGATGGTAGCCGCCTTTCTGCTGATTTCGGCGGTGGCGCATTTCATCATGGCTTCGCCGATTGGGTTCAATTGGTATGTGCGCAATCTGAATAAGGGCATTAACTACCTCAGGTGGTATGAGTATGCACTCAGCGCCTCGCTCATGGTAGTTCTCATCGGTATGTTGAGTGGGGTCCGTGATCTGCCAACCATGATCCTGCTCTTCGCTCTCACGGCTACGATGAACCTGTTCGGCCTGATGATGGAGCTGCATAACCAGAGCACCAGAAGTACAGACTGGACAGCGTACATCTTCGGCTGCATCGCCGGCATCTTCCCCTGGGTGATTATAGCGTGGTACTTTATTGCCGCGATTTCATCTGCTTCGGATACCGTACCCACTTTTGTCTACGGTATTCTGGGCTCGCTCTTTGTGTTTTTCTTCAGCTTTGCTGTGAACATGGTTCTGCAGTACAAGAAGGTTGGGCCCTGGAGGGACTACCTCTTCGGTGAGAAGGTTTACATGATCTTGAGCCTGGTGGCCAAGTCGGCTCTGGCGTGGCAGGTCTTCGGAGGCGCTTTGGCCAGGACTACCTGAAGACCATCCTCGCAGGTTCTTATACGGGAATCTTGAATAATGCTATGATAACATATATCATATGATAACAATATCTCTTGACAATATGTGATAATAGGTATATATTGCGCTCAAATATGAATAAGGGGAGAGACGAAAAAAAGGGGCAGCCGTATTCTGGTGGCACTGCTCCGGCTATCACCCAACCGTTTCCTCAACTGGCTGAGGTGCTGAGCAGGTATGCCCTGCCCAAACTCCACTGCCATAGATGCAGCCATGAATGGATACCGAGAATAGAACGACCACCGAGAGTCTGTCCCCATTGCCGCAGTCCGTATTGGGACAGGCCACGAGAGAAGAAATAGGGAGGCTGGCATGGTTACACTGAACGAACAGGAAAAGACGCTTGGGCAGACAGTACCAGAGGTGCCATTGGCAGAGGCAGCCAGACTTCTTGGAGTGAGCACCAAGACCGTATGGCGTCGAATAAGGCTGGGTCTCCTGGTAGCTCGTAAGGAGCATGGGGAGTGGCTTGTCCAGGTTGGCAATGGACAACCAGGACAAAATGGACAATCTCTGCCCAGAGTATCCAGCTCGGATAGGGAAAAGCTCGAAGCTGAGATGGAGGAACTGCTGAAGGCCAAGTATGACCAACTGCGAGGAAAAGAGAGGGAGATACATCATCTTGAAGAGCAGTTGGGGGAGAGGAACGGCCAGATAGACTTCCTCAGGGCTGAGCTGGGCAGAAGAGACGAGGAAATCAAGGAGAAGAATAAGCAAATCGATGGACTTAATGAGCGCATCAAGGAAGCGCATTTCCTGGCTGCCCAGCAGCGCAAGCTATTGCCCGAGCCAGGGAAGAAACCCTGGTGGCAATTCTGGAAACGAGGCGAGGCGATAGAGTGAAGAGGCGATAAATAATAGATGGCCTTCTGGCGACTCAGAATCTGCCAGAACCAGTGATCTTCGGCAACACTGGAGAAATCTATGGCTCAGTTTATGAGGATATATGGATAGAGCTGGTGATGCATATACACTCATGGCTGCCCACCGGATGAATTGTGCCCAGGTTGTATTAAGTACTTATTGTGATAAATTTGGGCTGGAACGCAGTTTGGCGTTGAAATTGGCTCAAGGATTTGGCGGTGGCATGGGGCGTACTGGCAAGACGTGTGGTGCGGTCACCGGCGCCTATATGGTGCTGGGACTGGCACAGAAAATGTCATCCGACAGCCCACGCGAAAGTCTGGAAAAAACCTATGCACTCGTGCGCGAGTTCAATCGAAGGTTCGAGGCACTCCATGGCTCATTGATATGTAAAGAGCTTATTGGCTATGATCTAAGCACGCCGGAAGGTCTTGTTGAAGCACGGGACAAGAAGATATTTACATCTGTTTGCCCCGACTTCGTGAGGGATTCGGTAAGAACATTGGAGATGCTGCTCCAATCAAGGTGAACACCACCCTAAGAGTCCTGCCTGTTTGATACCCTATCTCCTGGGGACCCGAATCACGTCCTCAATACAGAAACGCAAAGGTCTTTTCAAACGTCTTGGTTTTGCCTTCTATCCTGTTTGGTGAGCCGTGGGGTCCAATAGACAGAACTGGAAACGTGCCCCTCAAGGTAGTCTTCGCGTTTCGCTGAGCAGGGTGACATCCGTTGCACTATCTGGACTTTCGAACTGCTTCACCCAGACTATTGTTAGCTTTTGCCCCTTCAAATCCAAACTACACAAATCTCGGTTAATGTGTCTTGTGGCCTAACGTTTGAGCTAAGGGGTGCGTCAGCTCTTCAACGCATCCCTCTTGAGTGCCAGGTTAGGCGCAGATATTCCCTTCTTTTCCATTTCCTCAACAAGTTTCTGCGGAATAGGGCGACACCTGCAGTGTTCGGCATGTTCCAGATGCCACTGGAGCCTTTGTTCAAACGTGGCTCTAGCAGGCATTTTGTGCATCCGATGCCAATCTCTATTCAATCTGGACTTACTCATGTTTTACGTTCCACGTTAGGTTAGGTCACCTGACACCCACTGATATCGTAAATGGTAGGGCTGTCGGCGTCAGCCGCATTTGGTGTAGCCGCAGCTGCGGCAGAGGAAGCAGCCCTCCTGATAGACCAGCAGGTTGCCACAGTCG encodes:
- a CDS encoding C-GCAxxG-C-C family protein, encoding MDRAGDAYTLMAAHRMNCAQVVLSTYCDKFGLERSLALKLAQGFGGGMGRTGKTCGAVTGAYMVLGLAQKMSSDSPRESLEKTYALVREFNRRFEALHGSLICKELIGYDLSTPEGLVEARDKKIFTSVCPDFVRDSVRTLEMLLQSR
- the heR gene encoding heliorhodopsin HeR encodes the protein MSSNSGATMEPQFVKLRWFNAIMCVLHLAQAAAMLVLANDYSVTITTSFLKWLPAGTAGTVTDPVVSLRVGPMVAAFLLISAVAHFIMASPIGFNWYVRNLNKGINYLRWYEYALSASLMVVLIGMLSGVRDLPTMILLFALTATMNLFGLMMELHNQSTRSTDWTAYIFGCIAGIFPWVIIAWYFIAAISSASDTVPTFVYGILGSLFVFFFSFAVNMVLQYKKVGPWRDYLFGEKVYMILSLVAKSALAWQVFGGALARTT